TGCATTTGAGCTCTGCAGGAATGGGCCTTCAGATGCCCCGCAGAGGACTTCTCCAAGGACACCACGGGCATCTCGTGTGGCCAAAACTGGAGGGAATGAAACTGATTCTGCAGGAGTTACCCCGACAAGAACACCTACAGACAGGAGTCCTAAGGTCACTGAGCAGCGGTCTCCACGAAGCCCAATTACTGAGGTAGTGATATGTCTTGCAGCCAGCAAATTGTCTTCACTATTTTTTAACATTACCATTCTATTTACTTTCAGCAAATGACTGTATTGTGATCGATTATTTCTACTTTTGTATATAGTTCATCATAGAAACTACAAGTATGCTTCATTTTGAATTATTCAGTCACATAATTTGTTCTGTTTCAGAAGAAGCGCCCAAGTAGGCTATCTGAACTGGAATCCAAGGTCAGCCAGCTGCAAGATGAACTGAAGAAGGCCAAGGAGCAGCTTAGCTCATCGGAGGCACGAAGGCGCCACACACAGCAGGAGGCTGAGGAAGCAAAAAAGCAAGAGCAGGCTGCAACCTCGAAGCTGGAGGACTTGCAGCGCCAGCTTGACGAGTACTCAACAGCAGAGGAATCCCGTCTCCAGGAGCTGCGCAAGATCTCACAGGAGCGTGACCGTGCCTGGGAGTCAGAGCTCGAGGCTGTGCAGAAGCAGCAGTCAGTAGATGCCACTGCACTCAACTCGGCCATGTCTGAGATTCAGAGGCTTAAGCAGCAGCTGGAAGCCACATCAGAGTCTGACGCAGCCCGTGCTAAGCAATGCGAGTATGCAGAAGCTGAGATCGAGGGCCTAAAGCAGGAGATGGAGATCCGCCTGGCGACCATCGAGGGTCTGAAGGTAAATGTTGGTGAGAGTGACAAGGCTGCAGCTGAGGCGAATGCCGTGGCAACTGAGGCCAAGCAGCAGCTGGAGACAGCAAGAACCACCATTGACTCGCTCATAGCTGAGGGTGTCCGAATGCAAGAGTGCCTGAGGTCAAAGGACATGGAGCTCAATGAGTCCAAGGCTCACATAGTGTTGCTAGAGGAAGATCTGAAGAAGGCACAGGAAATGGCCAATACCGAAGTCAGCTTTGGCGACCCTGAGCCTGAAGCCCTGAAGAAGGTGGTGACTGGTGATGGCAATGGGTTCTGTGACAGTTCTGACCAGGA
This sequence is a window from Setaria italica strain Yugu1 chromosome III, Setaria_italica_v2.0, whole genome shotgun sequence. Protein-coding genes within it:
- the LOC101769709 gene encoding interactor of constitutive active ROPs 2, chloroplastic, with protein sequence MQTSKTRNGPSDAPQRTSPRTPRASRVAKTGGNETDSAGVTPTRTPTDRSPKVTEQRSPRSPITEKKRPSRLSELESKVSQLQDELKKAKEQLSSSEARRRHTQQEAEEAKKQEQAATSKLEDLQRQLDEYSTAEESRLQELRKISQERDRAWESELEAVQKQQSVDATALNSAMSEIQRLKQQLEATSESDAARAKQCEYAEAEIEGLKQEMEIRLATIEGLKVNVGESDKAAAEANAVATEAKQQLETARTTIDSLIAEGVRMQECLRSKDMELNESKAHIVLLEEDLKKAQEMANTEVSFGDPEPEALKKVVTGDGNGFCDSSDQEIEHLRTALEVAEIRYQEEQTRMTIETKTAYEMLENMKAEYTRRVGELELELKNKNDALMEATATACAAGKVQQDPHKSDAMQPELEAKLMRSITDIAELKASLMDKENALQSLAEENETLKTQAGRTEAELQQKYEVAVAELELAKAAEQDVRMRLGLVTEEADKSSRRAARASEQLDAAQAASGEMEAELRRLRVQSDQWRKAAEAAAAALSVPCGGDNNGVGRTVERMGSLEPEYNNSIGGKLMSSPFSDEVDEGSPKRRNSGSVLRRMSGLWKKSPK